In Risungbinella massiliensis, a single window of DNA contains:
- a CDS encoding GerMN domain-containing protein, which yields MSKKLPQATAALLLFPLVVVGCSFTSDSEKTSTPIDPPPVQVINAEAVAQKNQTEAKQEATQEKQGSAELYFLTDSQYVAPYTVPMTENKDVQAQAKAIVQKLIQDAPDAAKLPNGFTAVIPKGTTVKALKVDNGKATVEFSKEFLSYDVAKEQQIFQAITWSLTSHPQIKEVNLYVEGAPLQAKGKSNTAGLTRSNGINIDLSAGIDITRSMPVTVYYLMQNHDKKVFYVPVTRMVDRSENVAATTIAELIRGPKYGSQLVNVMDSAVTLNKVELKGDTLYADFNEAMLQYQNNSAGNNVLNSIVLSLTENTTAKKVKITVNGNQTIGVSSNGKQAEVPVDRPQYVNPSQL from the coding sequence ATGTCAAAGAAATTACCACAGGCTACTGCCGCTCTGTTACTGTTTCCGTTAGTTGTAGTCGGATGTTCATTCACAAGTGATTCGGAAAAAACTAGCACTCCAATTGATCCACCTCCAGTGCAAGTGATTAATGCCGAAGCCGTTGCTCAAAAAAATCAAACCGAGGCAAAGCAAGAAGCAACACAGGAAAAGCAAGGAAGTGCAGAACTTTACTTCTTGACTGATTCGCAGTATGTTGCACCATATACAGTCCCTATGACAGAAAACAAAGATGTACAAGCCCAAGCAAAAGCGATTGTACAGAAATTGATTCAAGATGCCCCTGATGCAGCCAAACTACCTAATGGTTTTACTGCTGTTATTCCAAAAGGAACAACTGTGAAGGCGCTAAAGGTAGACAATGGTAAAGCAACTGTGGAGTTCTCAAAAGAGTTTTTAAGTTATGATGTAGCAAAAGAACAGCAAATTTTTCAAGCAATTACTTGGTCTCTCACCAGTCATCCTCAGATTAAAGAAGTAAATCTTTATGTAGAGGGTGCCCCGCTTCAAGCAAAAGGGAAATCTAATACAGCGGGATTAACACGATCCAATGGGATCAATATCGATCTGTCAGCGGGAATCGATATCACCCGTTCCATGCCGGTCACGGTTTACTATCTCATGCAAAATCATGATAAAAAGGTCTTCTATGTACCTGTCACCCGGATGGTCGACCGCTCAGAGAATGTAGCAGCTACTACCATTGCGGAGCTGATCAGAGGACCAAAGTATGGTTCGCAACTTGTTAATGTGATGGATTCTGCTGTAACGTTAAATAAAGTGGAGTTAAAAGGGGATACACTCTACGCCGATTTTAATGAGGCTATGTTACAGTATCAAAATAACAGTGCTGGCAATAATGTACTAAACTCCATTGTGCTATCTTTAACAGAAAATACCACAGCGAAAAAAGTGAAGATTACAGTGAATGGCAATCAAACGATTGGAGTTAGTAGCAATGGAAAGCAGGCAGAAGTACCAGTTGATCGCCCGCAATATGTGAACCCGAGCCAGCTTTAG
- the racE gene encoding glutamate racemase → MKINPIGVIDSGVGGLTIAKEIMKKLPQETIYYFGDTLRCPYGPRRMQEIQSFTLELVSYLSQFPLKALVIACNTATVAALEAVQKAISIPVIGVIHPGSRAAAKVTQSRRVAVIGTKTTIDSQAYVRAIAKVDPKIHVLGSATPNLIPLVESGQWDGPMAKRVIEDELQELQEQEFDTLVLGCTHFPLIENLIRAVLDPAVQIISPAEETAIDLEMVLEKLDLVEKGVGKVEHQFFTTGSPASFQTIIRKWLLLDDPSVQHVDLRDYQTSFKK, encoded by the coding sequence ATGAAAATAAACCCGATCGGAGTAATTGATTCTGGAGTTGGCGGGCTTACCATTGCCAAAGAGATCATGAAAAAACTACCACAAGAAACAATCTATTATTTCGGAGATACTCTTCGTTGTCCCTATGGTCCGAGACGGATGCAGGAGATTCAGTCTTTTACGTTAGAGTTAGTTTCGTATTTATCCCAATTTCCATTAAAAGCATTGGTCATCGCTTGTAATACTGCAACGGTAGCAGCGTTGGAAGCAGTACAAAAAGCGATATCGATCCCGGTGATTGGGGTAATTCACCCTGGTTCGAGAGCTGCCGCTAAGGTGACCCAAAGCAGAAGAGTAGCGGTAATTGGAACGAAAACAACAATTGACAGTCAAGCATATGTTCGAGCAATTGCCAAAGTAGACCCAAAGATTCACGTTTTGGGATCTGCTACTCCCAATTTGATACCTTTAGTAGAAAGTGGTCAATGGGATGGGCCGATGGCAAAAAGGGTAATCGAAGATGAGTTACAAGAGCTACAAGAGCAGGAGTTTGACACTTTGGTGTTAGGTTGTACGCATTTTCCTTTGATTGAAAACTTAATTCGAGCTGTGTTAGACCCAGCAGTACAGATTATTAGTCCAGCAGAAGAAACAGCAATTGATTTGGAGATGGTCTTAGAAAAATTGGATTTAGTGGAAAAAGGAGTAGGTAAGGTGGAACACCAATTTTTCACTACGGGTTCTCCTGCTAGTTTTCAAACGATTATCCGCAAATGGCTTCTATTGGATGATCCCAGTGTTCAACATGTGGATCTACGAGATTATCAAACTTCTTTTAAAAAATAG
- a CDS encoding MarR family winged helix-turn-helix transcriptional regulator, which translates to MSELEKPMTQESIVLIERLLREVSTIVKRKGREILTRFPITQPQFSALIWLYEEGDLTIGELSQKMFLACSTMTDLVDRMEKNELVARVRDERDRRVVRIHMLSKGKEIIDQVLEARQAYLTKMIGSISEAEAIRITKMLTQLHEQMNKS; encoded by the coding sequence ATGAGCGAACTAGAGAAACCGATGACGCAAGAATCCATAGTGCTAATTGAGCGTCTACTTCGTGAAGTGAGTACGATCGTGAAGCGAAAAGGACGCGAGATACTGACCCGATTTCCAATAACGCAGCCACAGTTTTCCGCACTCATTTGGTTATATGAAGAGGGCGATCTTACTATTGGCGAGCTAAGCCAAAAGATGTTTTTGGCATGTAGCACGATGACTGATTTAGTCGATCGAATGGAAAAAAATGAATTAGTTGCACGGGTGCGTGATGAACGGGACCGTAGAGTAGTTCGTATTCATATGCTTTCTAAGGGGAAAGAAATTATCGATCAAGTATTAGAGGCTAGACAAGCATACTTAACCAAGATGATTGGTTCCATTTCTGAGGCAGAAGCTATTCGGATTACGAAGATGTTGACTCAATTACACGAACAAATGAATAAATCCTAA
- a CDS encoding MFS transporter, with the protein MDYEANIWKLYVVRFFYNLIPAYVIERLFWEQKGMTIQLVVYTEIIFAITVVLLEVPTGIIADKWGRKKMIVLSALLECGMLLMLVFATEFWHFAVAIFLAGVARSASSGSENALLYDSLMQDGKQHHFEKYLGRLSACDLISAIIAALCGSYLANRYDLELNYWISIVSMMVALYVSMMLIEPTVKSTSEQPIKMREYLIASITFFRKCPDICLVVLSGMMIGATLSFMDEFWQLYLNRLEFPILYFGLFSAAMMILRLPGNFIVPLIKRRFRYRTILSCVTLVFAGGFFCISIVKDDIGLVAILLICLFSGVVEPLTTGYLHHRTESSMRATIDSFQSLGLNAILIFTGLGFGFFSSKFDVFGGFGFIALVSGFFWVYFNIMSKKHLKDEI; encoded by the coding sequence ATGGATTATGAAGCTAACATTTGGAAACTATACGTCGTTCGGTTTTTCTACAATCTAATACCAGCATATGTGATTGAACGATTATTCTGGGAACAAAAGGGTATGACGATTCAACTAGTTGTATATACCGAGATTATTTTTGCTATTACGGTTGTTTTGCTTGAGGTTCCAACAGGCATCATCGCTGATAAATGGGGACGAAAGAAAATGATCGTACTAAGTGCTCTGTTGGAATGTGGCATGCTTCTGATGTTGGTATTCGCAACAGAATTCTGGCACTTTGCAGTTGCTATATTTTTGGCAGGAGTCGCCCGTTCAGCAAGCAGTGGATCTGAAAACGCTCTTCTGTATGACTCCTTAATGCAAGACGGGAAGCAACATCATTTTGAAAAATATCTAGGTCGATTGTCAGCATGTGATTTGATATCTGCGATCATAGCGGCATTGTGCGGGAGTTATTTGGCAAATCGATATGATCTAGAGCTGAACTATTGGATATCGATAGTTAGCATGATGGTGGCCTTGTATGTTTCGATGATGTTAATAGAACCAACTGTGAAAAGTACATCAGAACAACCGATCAAAATGAGAGAGTATCTAATCGCTTCTATTACCTTTTTTAGAAAGTGTCCAGACATTTGTCTGGTCGTACTCTCTGGTATGATGATTGGTGCAACTCTTAGCTTCATGGACGAGTTCTGGCAACTCTACCTAAACAGATTGGAGTTTCCCATCTTATATTTTGGGTTATTTTCGGCAGCCATGATGATCTTAAGACTGCCTGGAAACTTCATCGTTCCGTTAATAAAAAGACGATTCCGTTACAGAACGATACTCTCTTGTGTAACCCTAGTTTTTGCAGGAGGCTTTTTCTGTATATCAATCGTCAAAGACGATATTGGTTTGGTGGCAATCTTGCTCATCTGCCTATTTTCAGGTGTAGTCGAACCCCTTACAACCGGGTATTTGCATCATCGAACTGAGTCTTCCATGCGGGCAACCATCGATTCATTTCAGTCATTGGGGCTGAATGCCATATTGATTTTCACAGGTCTGGGGTTCGGTTTCTTCTCATCCAAATTCGATGTCTTTGGTGGATTTGGGTTCATCGCTCTTGTCTCCGGGTTTTTTTGGGTTTATTTCAATATTATGTCAAAGAAACACTTAAAAGATGAAATATGA
- a CDS encoding alanine/glycine:cation symporter family protein translates to MQTFTKTIEKISDFIWGYPMILLLLFCGIFFTFQLKFLPFRYAKVVLQETVGKLFSKQEKSKSGTLSPFQAFTTSLASTAGATNVVGVPVAIGFGGPGALFWMWIVALIGMSLIYAEIVLGIKFREKNEKDEWVGGPVYYMQKGLHWKIPSIIYATGLMFEVFASSMVQANCFSKIVTSSFGWSKLMVGIGLAILVAIMVFGGVQRIGKVTEKLLPFLVLVYVGLTGYIIFTLRDQIPETFGLIFQHAFTKTAPIGLFAGAGIVQTIRWGMARGLYTSDAGMGNSAIANATAEVEYPSQQGFWGIFAVFIDTIVICSLSGLVVILSGEWQRAKSEEAQAMILQTFSKVFGEFPSQVILSFMIGLFAVATIGVIIYYGEKQAEFLFFPKAGYIARFFYLGAVVLGSIGALEFCWKLVDLVLVLVVVPNVFALMFLYKHVKEETDRFLDYQKTKPKKGTPKAQT, encoded by the coding sequence ATGCAAACTTTTACGAAAACAATTGAAAAGATATCTGATTTTATCTGGGGTTATCCCATGATCCTCTTGCTTCTTTTTTGTGGAATCTTTTTTACCTTCCAATTAAAATTCCTACCTTTTCGTTATGCCAAGGTAGTCTTACAAGAGACAGTAGGGAAGCTGTTTTCTAAACAAGAAAAAAGTAAATCAGGAACCTTATCTCCATTTCAGGCATTTACTACTTCTCTTGCGAGTACTGCAGGAGCTACAAATGTAGTTGGAGTACCTGTGGCGATTGGATTTGGCGGACCTGGGGCGCTTTTTTGGATGTGGATCGTGGCACTTATTGGGATGTCGCTTATTTATGCAGAGATCGTCCTAGGGATAAAATTCAGAGAGAAGAATGAGAAGGACGAGTGGGTTGGAGGACCTGTTTATTATATGCAAAAGGGACTTCACTGGAAGATCCCAAGTATCATCTATGCGACAGGACTTATGTTTGAGGTTTTTGCGAGTTCGATGGTACAAGCGAACTGTTTTTCTAAAATCGTTACTAGTTCCTTTGGTTGGTCGAAACTAATGGTAGGGATTGGACTAGCTATTTTAGTTGCAATCATGGTATTTGGTGGAGTTCAGCGAATCGGAAAAGTAACGGAAAAATTGCTTCCATTTTTGGTACTGGTTTATGTTGGTTTGACGGGATATATCATTTTTACTCTCCGTGATCAGATTCCGGAAACGTTTGGGCTCATTTTTCAGCATGCCTTTACCAAAACAGCACCGATTGGACTGTTTGCAGGAGCGGGTATCGTGCAGACAATCCGATGGGGTATGGCGAGAGGATTGTATACCAGTGATGCAGGAATGGGAAATTCGGCGATTGCCAATGCCACAGCTGAGGTAGAATATCCGTCACAGCAAGGTTTTTGGGGAATTTTCGCCGTATTTATTGATACGATTGTGATATGTTCGTTATCAGGATTAGTTGTTATTTTGTCTGGTGAATGGCAAAGAGCGAAATCAGAAGAAGCACAAGCAATGATTCTACAAACTTTTAGCAAGGTGTTTGGAGAGTTTCCAAGCCAAGTAATTCTCTCGTTTATGATTGGACTATTTGCAGTTGCTACGATTGGAGTTATTATCTATTACGGTGAAAAACAGGCAGAATTTCTGTTCTTCCCCAAAGCAGGCTACATTGCTAGATTCTTTTATCTTGGAGCAGTCGTGTTAGGGTCGATTGGAGCATTGGAGTTTTGTTGGAAACTAGTTGATCTCGTTCTCGTATTGGTCGTAGTCCCTAATGTATTTGCCTTGATGTTCTTATATAAACACGTAAAAGAAGAGACAGATCGTTTCTTGGACTATCAAAAGACGAAGCCAAAAAAAGGAACACCAAAAGCTCAGACCTGA
- a CDS encoding LysE family translocator — protein sequence MTFFSYVLLGLSLAVPVGTLTIEMVKRGIRFGFFHSWVVGIGGMVADLILMTLIYAGVAQFLVTETAKLFLWSFGFITLLYIGYESIRDSSQTVLISSFQEEPLWKSFMTGFTITLANPINIIFWIGIYGSVLASAMTKVSFQQSLLYSSAIFLGVALWDLFVSGVVHFSRQAMNATFVRILSIAAGCFLIGFGFYFGYQVIQALFV from the coding sequence TTGACTTTTTTTAGCTATGTTCTGTTAGGACTATCCCTTGCTGTGCCAGTTGGCACGCTTACCATCGAAATGGTGAAAAGAGGTATACGGTTTGGTTTTTTTCACAGTTGGGTGGTAGGAATTGGAGGGATGGTAGCAGACCTCATCCTGATGACTCTAATCTATGCGGGAGTTGCCCAATTTTTAGTTACAGAAACTGCCAAGCTTTTTTTATGGAGTTTTGGGTTTATCACGTTGCTCTATATCGGATACGAAAGTATTCGCGATTCTTCCCAAACGGTCCTGATCAGTAGCTTTCAAGAAGAACCTCTGTGGAAATCATTTATGACTGGTTTTACGATTACACTAGCAAATCCAATAAATATCATTTTCTGGATTGGAATCTATGGATCTGTTTTGGCGAGCGCGATGACCAAAGTGAGCTTCCAGCAATCGTTACTATACTCTAGCGCCATTTTCTTAGGCGTAGCTTTGTGGGATTTGTTTGTGTCAGGAGTAGTTCATTTTAGCAGACAAGCGATGAACGCAACTTTTGTTCGTATATTATCTATTGCAGCAGGTTGTTTTTTGATTGGATTTGGCTTTTATTTCGGATATCAAGTTATTCAGGCTCTTTTTGTCTAA
- a CDS encoding M23 family metallopeptidase, which yields MKRFLIVMLILVAIIGLGVWYLVGEGYVSWEKKEIREFRLPDKQAKNILNISAKYDIPWYYLAAWEEEKYDYTQTTSQELEKIAKAWRSILGEQEATEKNLREVMIQEQSQAKVEKVFQIADAYQWQAEPLTQKYAFPFAPDVRKKVSYSNSWGDPRSFGGKRQHEGIDLFAPMETPLVAVTKGKVVKKGWNTLGGWTVTIQDEEHPQFFYYYAHLHHYPEGLEQGDIVTKGQVIGYVGDSGYGPEGTTGKFAPHLHFGMYVRSGYIALQREAVNPYVFLRMWDPDPKK from the coding sequence GTGAAACGATTTCTGATCGTAATGTTAATCTTGGTTGCAATAATAGGATTGGGTGTTTGGTACCTAGTAGGGGAAGGTTATGTCAGTTGGGAAAAGAAAGAGATTCGCGAGTTCCGTTTGCCAGATAAACAAGCGAAGAATATCCTGAACATTTCTGCAAAATATGATATCCCATGGTATTATCTAGCAGCTTGGGAAGAGGAGAAATATGATTACACCCAAACGACTTCTCAAGAGTTGGAAAAAATAGCGAAAGCATGGAGAAGTATATTGGGCGAACAAGAAGCGACTGAAAAAAATCTGCGGGAGGTTATGATACAAGAACAATCGCAAGCAAAAGTGGAAAAGGTGTTTCAAATTGCGGATGCATATCAGTGGCAGGCAGAACCTTTGACGCAGAAATACGCTTTTCCATTTGCCCCGGATGTCCGGAAAAAAGTCTCCTATAGTAACAGTTGGGGCGATCCACGCAGTTTTGGAGGAAAACGGCAACATGAGGGAATTGATCTATTTGCACCTATGGAAACTCCACTAGTGGCTGTTACAAAAGGGAAAGTCGTCAAAAAAGGTTGGAATACCTTAGGTGGTTGGACGGTCACAATTCAGGACGAAGAACATCCCCAATTTTTTTATTACTATGCTCATCTTCATCATTACCCTGAAGGTCTAGAACAGGGAGATATCGTTACGAAAGGGCAAGTAATTGGATACGTAGGAGATAGTGGCTATGGTCCAGAGGGTACGACTGGGAAATTCGCACCACATTTGCATTTTGGAATGTATGTCCGATCAGGATATATCGCACTTCAACGAGAAGCTGTTAATCCCTATGTATTTTTACGAATGTGGGACCCAGACCCTAAAAAGTAA
- a CDS encoding manganese catalase family protein, producing the protein MFYYKELLINEMVPDQPDPQAAKVLQEILGGRFGEMRTMMQFFFQSSNFRGKAKQFRDLLKGIFIEEISHVELVQHTINQLLNGSGEAAQKDGTTVPLREAAREANPHHYIIGAQSSLPFDAAQNPWNGSWVYSHGNLISDLLDNLVLESTGVLQKSRIYEMSSNKTFRETLAFLIVRDNAHQNAFAKALETLGVNWGKVLPIPDYDITRFPECRKYIDRGFHHIQFNFRLDETRISEIFQGPAPSRHGGELSIVEPPAGFPVPELPELPIEYSPGLPENL; encoded by the coding sequence ATGTTTTATTATAAAGAACTACTCATCAATGAAATGGTCCCTGACCAACCAGACCCACAAGCTGCAAAGGTCCTACAGGAAATATTAGGTGGTCGATTTGGGGAAATGCGCACGATGATGCAATTCTTCTTTCAAAGTTCCAATTTTCGTGGAAAAGCGAAACAGTTCCGCGATCTTTTAAAAGGGATTTTTATCGAAGAGATTAGTCATGTGGAACTTGTTCAACATACGATCAACCAACTTTTAAATGGATCAGGGGAAGCGGCACAAAAGGATGGAACAACCGTTCCTTTGCGGGAAGCAGCTAGAGAAGCAAACCCTCATCACTACATTATTGGTGCGCAAAGCTCTTTGCCTTTCGATGCTGCCCAAAATCCGTGGAATGGATCTTGGGTATACAGCCATGGAAATTTAATCAGCGATTTGCTTGATAACCTAGTATTAGAATCGACAGGCGTACTGCAAAAATCACGAATCTATGAAATGAGTTCCAACAAAACATTCCGTGAAACGTTGGCCTTTTTAATCGTTCGCGATAATGCACATCAAAATGCATTTGCAAAAGCACTCGAAACACTAGGAGTAAACTGGGGTAAAGTATTACCTATTCCAGATTATGATATCACTCGGTTCCCAGAATGTCGGAAGTACATAGACAGGGGCTTCCACCATATTCAATTTAACTTCCGCTTAGATGAAACTCGAATCAGTGAAATTTTCCAAGGACCAGCTCCAAGCCGACATGGTGGAGAGCTTTCCATAGTGGAACCGCCTGCCGGCTTTCCTGTTCCTGAATTGCCAGAACTCCCGATCGAATATAGTCCCGGTCTTCCAGAGAATCTCTAA